A part of Palaemon carinicauda isolate YSFRI2023 chromosome 8, ASM3689809v2, whole genome shotgun sequence genomic DNA contains:
- the LOC137645453 gene encoding probable inactive protein kinase DDB_G0270444, producing the protein MNKSFQGAFNMMSSIQQGGTNKMSQFTTGHLQVKKTLGGVVFTEPQKEGSLMYRMTSWMRSKDPFNSEGGMEEKVEGGPPEEKNQKREEVKEKENVQKTFEERIGFLQKELEAAFAEISLRKEEQSKFLEENEELRAENQHLSNIIGSLQIDNQIDVENLTKIDDLERTNEHLKKEFCNQEVILEQYKNELSEKEKENIKLKEKLDKVRQNKRKLEIFAEKKMEVIKQISEQTQELEESLNEAKINDLLRNERYKGILQELENYKKEHLKLRDLEQKTSN; encoded by the coding sequence atgaataaaagttttcaAGGAGCATTCAACATGATGAGCAGCATCCAACAAGGAGGAActaacaagatgtcccagtttactactggccatcttcaagttAAGAAGACACTTGGCGGTGTGGTTTTCACAGAACCACAAaaggaaggatccttaatgtataggatgacctcttggatgaggtctaaggaccccttcaactctgagggcgggatggaggagaaggtggaaggaggGCCCCCAgaggaaaagaatcagaaaagagaAGAGGTGAAGGAGAAGGAGAATGTCCAAAAGACATTTGAGGAACGCATCGGTTTCCTGCAGAAAGAACTGGAAGCAGCTTTTGCCGAGATCAGTCTAAGAAAGGAAGAACAATCGAAATTCTTAGAggagaatgaagagctgagagcagagaatcagCATCTCAGTAACATCATCGGAAGTCTTCAAATCGATAACCAAATCGATGTGGAAAATTTGACAAAGATTGACGACCTAGAACGCACAAACGAACATCTAAAAAAGGAATTCTGCAATCAAGAAGTTATCCTggaacaatataaaaatgaattaagtgaaaaagaaaaagaaaatattaaactcaaagaaaaattggataaagttcgtcagaacaaaaggaaactggaaatattcgctgaaaagaaaatggaagtaatAAAGCAGATTTCAGAACAGACGCAGGAATTGGAAGAAAGCCTTAATGAGGCAAAAATAAATGATTTGCTCAGGAATGAGCGCTACAAAGGCAttttacaagagttagaaaattacaaaaaagaacATTTGAAATTGAGGGACTTGGAGCAAAAAACATCCAATTGA